In the genome of Roseiconus lacunae, the window CCGGTTTCAAGCGGATCGCCAAGCAGACTTCGCATCGATTACGGGCCAGTTGGCGAATTCGAATGTCAGCCGGATTCCACGTCTGAATCCGCTTGATCCAATTGGGAATGTGCCTGGAAACTTCGTAGTTTCCCAGCTTCATGGTGAGTAGCAACCCTTCGATTTCACACACCGGATGTTTGACGATATTTTCAATCGTGACGAGTGTTTTTTCAGGCTTCACGTTCGAATCGGCGAGTAGCCAGCGAACACCACGGAACTCTTTTCGAGGCAGGTCACCGGCACGGGCGCGAAGGTGCTTGAACTTTGGGTGATCGGCAATTCGAGGATCCATGTCGGCCGGATCAATCCCGATGACCCTCATGCCAAGTTCCAACAACCGCCCGCACGCCCCGCCGGGGGCGCTGCCGACCTCGACGACCAGATCACCGGGTGCGAAGTCAAAGCCGCTCCAGGTGATCGATTCGGCGGCCTTATAGTACGCGCGGCTGATCGGTTCATATTGTGGATCGATCGGCTGAACCCCTCCGGGCCAACGTTGATGCCAATCACCGGCACGATGATGGCCGACAAACCAATCCGACGGATCAACGAGAACGATATCCAGACAACGCGCGTCGGGTTCGGCAATCCGATTGGGCGCGTCGCACCGCAGCCAATCCTTTTCCAACGTCTGATAGATCTCATCGGCGACCAAGCGGCTGACCTCGTCCTGCCCGGGTTCGAAGCCGAACTTTCCGATCGGCAATCGATCACGAGGCCAGACGTGCAACTCGTCGAACTCGATGCCGTGGGGATAGCGAGACCGCAACAATTCGATCAGTGATTGAATTTGCGTTGACGCGTCGGGACTGCGCGAATGCCCGATCGAATAGGCGGCTGTGCGGATGAACGTGCCTTCGGGCAATTCCGCCGACGGTTGGTCTTTTTTGACGGTGACAAAACCAGGTCGAGAGAAAGCGCGTCGCCACCGATCACGTTCAAGGTCGCTAACGACTTGTTTTTCGGCGCCGTTGGCACAACAAAGCATCGCAAAAGTGGATGCCTCGGCGGCACCGACAGAATCATTCGTCATTCGTTTTCGACCTGTACTTTTCGAGGCGTTCCTTGACCCCGGGAATCAATTTAGCGGCGTTTTCGTGATACAACTTTTTCAAAACATCGTCGGGCAGGTCAACGCCATAGATCGACCACATTCCTTGAGGCGGCGGAACTTTTTCGCTGTAAGGAAACGATTCATCACGCGTTTCAAAGAATCGCCAGTACAACTGGAAACGCAGTTCGGGCCAAGGCCCATCGGTGCCAAATAGCAATCGATCCTGATATCGGATCAAGAAATCGCGAGCGGTGTAAGGCTGCCGCCCCAGCTCGGCGATCCGTGATGCCGGTTCGATCCACAGATTGGGGTATCGATCGAGCCACCGTGAGACGGTTCTTAGATCTTCGCTGTTGTTGGCAACGTGAGCACCGATGAACTGTGTTTTCGGATGTCGCTCGATGACCCGATTTCGTGCATCAAGCAGTGCTTTGCGCGAAGGAAATTGGTCTCCGTAGAAACTCCAATCGGGATGACGCGAGAGTTCTTCCCAGCGTTCGTTGTAGCGATCGATCGGTTCGAAAAAGGCG includes:
- a CDS encoding SAM-dependent methyltransferase; the protein is MTNDSVGAAEASTFAMLCCANGAEKQVVSDLERDRWRRAFSRPGFVTVKKDQPSAELPEGTFIRTAAYSIGHSRSPDASTQIQSLIELLRSRYPHGIEFDELHVWPRDRLPIGKFGFEPGQDEVSRLVADEIYQTLEKDWLRCDAPNRIAEPDARCLDIVLVDPSDWFVGHHRAGDWHQRWPGGVQPIDPQYEPISRAYYKAAESITWSGFDFAPGDLVVEVGSAPGGACGRLLELGMRVIGIDPADMDPRIADHPKFKHLRARAGDLPRKEFRGVRWLLADSNVKPEKTLVTIENIVKHPVCEIEGLLLTMKLGNYEVSRHIPNWIKRIQTWNPADIRIRQLARNRCEVCLAIRLKPDR